The Desulfobacterales bacterium DNA segment AACCTGGGACTCAAGGAGGTCCCGCTACCGAGGAAACGATATGCTGCAAAATGAGTAGTGACCACAAAAATCGCCAAGCCCCCGAATGACGCCAAGCCTTGATCTAAATTGGCGAACTTGGGTTAAGTTAATTTATCGTTGATTCGTTTGCGTTAATTGTATAGCTGATTTGAAATAAATTCATGATATTAATATCAACGGATTCAATCAATTTGTCCATAGGGTGGGAGATTTATTTTTATAGAGAAAACTCCCAATATTCGGGAGTTTCTCCCGATCTGATCGAAGAACGTGCGAGTGCGTCGGTAAAGAGGTGTGATTGGGGAATGAATACTAACGCTGTCTGAGTGGCTTGTTTTAATGAGTCAAATAAAAAATAATAATTGGGATTGAATAGCAGTTTTTCAGTAAAAGGCTTTAATCTTTTTGCCGGGTACCGGCAAATGCCAATAGAAAAATAGGGCCTGATCATAACTGCGGCCATATTTTGCTGTGCGCAGCCTCGGCCTCCCGCCTGTTGCCGGCATCTCCCCGGATCGTGCTGGAGAAGCCGGCAATGGGCTGAACAGACTCCGTGACATGGTGGCCGCAGTTATGGTAAAGCCCCAGAGATGCTTTCATCCGGCGATTAATAAAGGGGATTATCCTTTACATCTGCGAAAATTCGCGCACATCTGTGGATATGGATATTTTTGTATCAGCATTAAGGGCTCGCACAAAAACAACTTCACATATAAGCATCGGTGCCTCCTGTCTGCTGCGTTGCAAAAGCTCTGAATATGCCGGATTGTTCGCTTTCGTACTTTGCCAGACAGATGCTTCAATGTTTAAAATAGCGGACTTATTTTTGGGCGAACCCTAAATTAATCCTCAAAAGGAGTCAGTATGTCATATCCTGTACCGGTGACCACGATCGTTTGTTCGAATTGGGCGGATAGTGAGCCGTCTCGGGTGACGGCGGTCCAGTTATCGTCTAATACATTAAGGTATCTTTTCCCTGCATTGATCATGGGCTCAATGGTAAAAACCATTCCGGGGATCAATCTGAGGCCTTCCCCTTTTCGGCCGTAATGAGCTACCTGCGGTAGCTCATGAAAATCGAAACCCACGCCATGCCCGACGAATTCTCTGACGACCGAGCAGCCCTGACCTTCAGCATAAGTTTGAATCGCCCAACCGATATCTCCCAGTGTGTTGCCGGGTTTTACCATGGAAATTCCCAGATTGAGGCTTTCGCGGGCGACTTCGACAAGCTTTTTTGCATCAGGCCCGGGGGTACCAATAAAAAAAGTTTTATTCGTGTCTGCATAATACCGGTTGAGAATCGTGGTGACATCCACATTGACGATGTCCCCGTCTTTAAGAATCCGATCGCTCGGAATCCCGTGGCAGATGACCTCGTTTACGGAAGTACAGACGCTTTTGGGAAATCCCTTGTAATTTAAAGGGGCGGGGATGGCTCCGGCGGCTATCGTAAATTCATGGACCAGTTTGTTTATGTCATCGGTTGTCATTCCGGGGTGCAGGTTGCTTTCCACCAGGTTGAGAGTGTCTACGGCGATGCGGCCGGCTTTTCTGATGGCTTCAATATCCGCTGGTCCTTTTAAACGGATGTTGTGTTTTTTCGCATACCATTGATCGTCGGATAGTGACTGGATCAGGTGCTTTGTCAGACAGCATTTTTTATATTTCAATCCGCTTCCGCACGGGCATGGATCATTCCGCCCGATTTTTTCCGTATCTTTTTTCATCATAAAATCCTTTTGAAAGATAATGCCTCAGTTGAATAATGTACATTATGAAGTTTTACGGTCACCGTCTTTTTTTTTAAAATCAGACCATGTGTCAAGCCTTTGTTTGATAAACTTTTCATACCCCCGCTCGGTAGGAATATAAAACGCCGTTCCCTGAAGGGGTTCCGGCAGGTATTCCTGGGCGGCATAGGCGTCGTTAAAATCGTGGGCATATTTGTATCCTTTGCCATAGCCGGCAGATTGCATCAGTTTCGTTGGGGCATTGCGGATATGCAACGGAACCGGAAGGGCCCCTGTCCGCCTGATGGTTTCCCGGATTTTCCCGTACGCTTTATAGATGCTGTTGCTTTTCGGGGCGGTAGCAAGATATACGGCCGCCTGGCACAGGGCCAGCTCGCCCTCCGGCGGACCCAGGAATTTAAACGATTCCATGGCGCTGATTGCGTTAGCCAATGCATTCGGGTCGGCCAGCCCGATGTCTTCGGACGCGAACCTGACCATTCTTCTGGCAATATAAAAAGGGTCTTCCCCTGAGGCCAGCATACGTCCCAGCCAGTACAGGGCCCCATCCGGATCACTGCCCCGAAGGCTTTTGTGAAAGGCCGAGATGAGGTTGAAGTGTTCCTCCCCGGATTTATCGTACAACAGGGCTTTTTTCTGGATGGCGTTTTCCACATCCTTTATGTCGATGTTCAGTATACCATGATCCGGGGCACTATGCACGCTGTCAATGGTTAAGGACGCTGCAATTTCGAGCGTGTTTAATGCCATACGCGCGTCGCCCTCACAACAGCCGATCAAAAGTGAGCGTGCGTCGCTGTTAAGGCGGATGTTGAGTTTGCCAAGCCCTTTGTCCGGCTCTGACAAGGCGCGATCAACGATGGACGAGATGTCGGCTTCAGTTAATGGCTTTAAAGTAATGAGCCGGCATCTTGATAATAAAGGAGAAATCACCTCAAATGACGGGTTTTCGGTCGTTGCACCGATAAGCGTAATCATGCCGCTTTCAACCTGGTGTAGAAACGCATCCTGCTGTGCCTTGTTAAACCGGTGAATTTCATCCACAAACAGAATGGTTTTTTTTCGGAACATCTGCCGTTGTGTCCGGGCATCTTCGATTACCGATCGGATTTCCTTCACACCGGAGAGCACCGCTGAGAAATGGACGAAATGGGAGCGGCTTTCCCTGGCGATCAATCGTGCCAGGGTGGTTTTCCCGCATCCCGGAGGCCCCCACAGGATCATTGAAAATATTCGGTCGTGTTTGATGGCATGACAGATCAAAGCCCCCTCGCCGATGACATGGGCCTGTCCCGCGAACTCCTCGAGGCATTTGGGCCGCATTCTTTCTGCCAGGGGGCTGGTGTTCTGAACATCTGTTTGCGCTTGATATTCAAAGAGATTCAAAGGCATTCCTGAAAATTGATGGTTATCGGTCGTGTTTGTATTTTCAATAAGACGACAGATTCGTTCCAGGCAAGAATACATTGTGCAATGTATTCTTGCCGAGATCTTTATCTTTTTATTCTTTTTTTTCTTTTTCCGTTTCTTTCGGCTGGCCTGCATGTTTTTGAAGGCCTGTTTTTTCCGGGGGTTCTTCCGGCGCTTTGTCCGGATAATCGTTTTATTTCGTAATCTCGCCGCCCGGTTCGTTCCCGGAATATCAGATGGACAGGGGTGTTTTCAAGCGCTGCCTGGGCTCGGATCTGATTGATCAGATAGCGTTTGTAGGAAAAATGTACGGCATCCGGGAAATTGACGAAGCAGACAAACGCCGGGGGTTTGATAGAAACCTGAGAAGAATAATAAAATTTAATTCGTCTTCCTTTGTGAATGGGCGGTTCATGGGCTTGAACGGCGTCATTGATGATTCGGTTCAGCTGCCCTGTTGATATGCGGAAGCTGTACTGACGGTAGACTTCATCAACCAGATTGAAAATCTGCGGGACACGTTTTCCGGTTTTGGCGGATATGGTGATCATCGGAGCAAAGTTGAGAAACTTTGCCTCCGTTCTCAAATCTTCCTGATAGCGTTTTGCCGTTTTATGGTCTTTTTCAACAAGATCCCATTTATTGAGCAGGAAAATACATCCGCAGCCTCGTTCATAGGCATATCCGGCGATATTGATATCCTGTTCGGTAATGCCCTGCTCGGCATCAATCACGATCAGTGCGACATCGCATTCATCAAGG contains these protein-coding regions:
- the map gene encoding type I methionyl aminopeptidase; the encoded protein is MKKDTEKIGRNDPCPCGSGLKYKKCCLTKHLIQSLSDDQWYAKKHNIRLKGPADIEAIRKAGRIAVDTLNLVESNLHPGMTTDDINKLVHEFTIAAGAIPAPLNYKGFPKSVCTSVNEVICHGIPSDRILKDGDIVNVDVTTILNRYYADTNKTFFIGTPGPDAKKLVEVARESLNLGISMVKPGNTLGDIGWAIQTYAEGQGCSVVREFVGHGVGFDFHELPQVAHYGRKGEGLRLIPGMVFTIEPMINAGKRYLNVLDDNWTAVTRDGSLSAQFEQTIVVTGTGYDILTPFED
- a CDS encoding replication-associated recombination protein A — encoded protein: MNLFEYQAQTDVQNTSPLAERMRPKCLEEFAGQAHVIGEGALICHAIKHDRIFSMILWGPPGCGKTTLARLIARESRSHFVHFSAVLSGVKEIRSVIEDARTQRQMFRKKTILFVDEIHRFNKAQQDAFLHQVESGMITLIGATTENPSFEVISPLLSRCRLITLKPLTEADISSIVDRALSEPDKGLGKLNIRLNSDARSLLIGCCEGDARMALNTLEIAASLTIDSVHSAPDHGILNIDIKDVENAIQKKALLYDKSGEEHFNLISAFHKSLRGSDPDGALYWLGRMLASGEDPFYIARRMVRFASEDIGLADPNALANAISAMESFKFLGPPEGELALCQAAVYLATAPKSNSIYKAYGKIRETIRRTGALPVPLHIRNAPTKLMQSAGYGKGYKYAHDFNDAYAAQEYLPEPLQGTAFYIPTERGYEKFIKQRLDTWSDFKKKDGDRKTS